The genomic DNA AGCAGTTttctattatctatcatttcacagTGTGGGGCCACTGCAACTGCAGGCGCCCTGCTTGcaccccctactttcacaatgaaatggactagtccgTAACGGGGCGGGGCCCGGCGCGAACAGGAGAACAGGAGAACTCTGAAGTACAAAGAGACGGAGCAAGACGAGTCTAAACTTTTCTTTTAGGTCAATAGTCTAAACGCGAAAATCAAACAGAGTTACCCAAGcggctcaaataaaagaaaaaagcgaaaAGACATGTTGTCGGCAGTAGCAGGACCTTCATCAGCTTCcgtggctgatgatagtggtggGGGTGGTGTcatgcacagtgaggaggacaggaggagagagacagagatgagttAGTGAGGGTCCTGCGGTAAGCACAACTccccttaaagcagccatattatgctcattttcaggttcataattgtattttaaggttgtatcagaataggtttacatggtttaattttcaaaaaacaccatatttttgttatactgcagtgctctctctcactgctgcagatcctcttttcacctggtctctgttttagctagagtgagacctcttttcttcttcttcttctgtactatctttgattgcactgcacatgcccagtagctcagatgtagatcatgtcagctagctagctccatagacagtaaaagaaaggctgtttctacaacttcggtcagttacaaggcaggattagctgggagacttctaaatgagggcgcacatggaagtagttattttgtagattatggtgaacttgtgtgtgttgtagcagtgctttgctactgagaacgaggtagcatgctagcgttagcatgctagcgttagcattagcgttagcatgctaacgctacgagctaatggttgcggtcagcctgcttgtttcggcttgtgacgtcacaagccgtgccgattttgaacagctcacccagagactgaaggcaggacacattcagaaactgtatctcactctaaacagcatggatggatttttttcaaagtttgtatgtgtgtggaagcaccagagacacaacataacaccccaaatcccagaaaaagtgattttttcataatatgggcactttgcCCCTAAAAACTGAGTGGCGGACATaacactacaacaataaaagacgtaggcatgctttactgtatgactgcattagtagcctatataaacgttgcacatcatgcaaactttcttaacgagaattgtagcttttctatctgcttaggcagacaaaaactcatgatagacctattcaaagaatttctaataagggaagaagttccactctctcgttacttccggcttctgaactggttgcagttccaccagagttccatatagggggcgctcacaggccagtgcagaacgaatgggactctatggagcatacccctcaaaatccacttttctcaggatatcattttttgtctagtaatttgaatgttgcatttgaaaggggaggctaagaaaatacacactgctgggtgttagatttttttaaagtggcttttttgttctaaaaagccttttaaaatgtcaatgacgtcatacacatatacggccagagattctgctttacggcaagctttgagtcgcttccttttttctctcgaggcatcgacaacacagctgacaggttagactctccctgttaatacacgtgctagaaagaggtttgctaatgttttaaagaccacgccgaaatattcactctggcattctggttctgcttcggatgccgtcaagcgggatctccgatcgtaatctgtccttcactgaccaatcagcattcattagcagaatgctagcgtgttatgggcaacaacgactcaacctgtaacaaatcgaaagggcataagtactcgttcattcaacttttgacctataatccatgttgaacttgcaaaaactacaatcaaatctgagatttctcaacgacaatcaggcgaaagagacaaatttagccgtctagctccatagggtcccattcattttgcactggaccgtgatcacccccagtggaactctggtggaactgcaaccaaagtaggtacaatggggcttaatagggagtggaacggctttccgtagacgggctttgacctattcaaattaaagcacaggACCTCTTGaaattatacatatatacacacatatatatatatatatatatatatatatatatatatacatatatatatatatatatacatatatatacatatatatatatatatatatatatatatatacatacacatatatatatacatatatatatatatatacatacacatatatatatacatatatatatatatacacatatatatatatacatacacatatatatacatatatatatatacatacacatatatatacatatatatatacacacacatatatatatatatatatacacacacatatatatatatatatacacacatatacatatatatatatatatatacacacatatatatatatatatacacacacatatacatatatatatatatatatatacacatatatatatatatatatatatatatatatatatatatatacacacatatacatatatatatatatacacatatatatatatatatatatatacacacatatatatatatatatatatacatatatatatatatatacacatatatatatatatacacatatatatatatatacacatatatatatatatacacatatatatatatatacacatatatatatatatatatgaatgaatatatgagagagagattgtTGTACACagttttattaatttttaaaaattttttattattgtatatattgttgGCACATTTAcgtatatagtgtatatttattgGGGGGGCGCTTGAAGGGGGTCTCACCCTGGGTGTAATTCagtgtagaaccgccactgatTCTAATCCTTTAAATTTGGCAGTCTCCTGTAGTGAAAGCAAATGGCTCCTTGGAGAAATTAATCTAGACTTGTTGCAGGCCGTCATTTGGAAAATGGTCAGCAGTAACATAAGCAGTCTGAacgagccgctccctcttctctcttttcacttgtctccttttgtgtgcatcttagtcccagaaatgcctgttactaacctagctctggggagttttctccccggagtccctttgcttcttcttcacccagaacatcgccttggaattgggtggcacctacaccggggtcctgggtgcagctgacgctatggacttactacaccctgctacgctctgcgtttccccacagtgtccgactgcgtcctgccgcgtccacccaggctgctgtgccacactacaccccgtaacgccctgctgtgccctactatgacatgaactactacgactaccattgtgatcactgtttcactatctttattatgactattattgccaccattcaccactcccccaaccggtgccgtcagacaccgcctaccaagagtctgggtctgtccgaggtttcttcctaacaaaaaagggagtttttccttgccactgtcgcaatagctactgctaatgcttgctcttgaggcaaccactgtaatagttggggcttcgtaaagtacagagtttggtctagacctactctatctgtaaagtgtctcgagataactcttgttatgatttgatactataaataaaattgaattgaattgaacattaTTATATAGAGTTCTTTAAAAGACCCAGGCATGACTGGCTGCTGAAGCTGCTGTAGTTTTGTCTGAAGAAACAAGGAGCCAGTAGGTTTTTATAACAAGCGTGGTAAGAATCCTGAGCTAAATTCAATTTacagcaaagaaaaacaaatgaaacagAGTGGATTGGGGCCACTTTAATTGTTAAAATTGACAGATCAACTGACAGGTGGCTCAGGGTTTGAGGCAGACAACAATCGTATTAGAGATGCCCTGTGTACGTTAGAAACAGTGATTTACAAACAGGAAGAGTGCAAACAATTAGGAGGTGAGTGGGAAGTACACTCTCAGATCAATTAACTCAATAACAGCTCcttaaaacaagaacacacatttTCTCTACAAAATATAAATTTGTTTAAGGATCAGACATACTGCTAAAAGTAATAACTCATTCTTAACACACTGAGTGGTCTATCCCATTTGCAATCAGTTCCTCCAGGGAGAAGGAATCAAGTACAGATGGGGTGGGGGGCCCATCAAAACAGCAGCCATCTGATGCTGTgtcaacattatacaatatgTGAAAAATGAATTTGTGTTTTTACATAGACCACACCCAGAAAGCAACATAGGTAAGTACAATGCAATTTATATAAATCTGCGCAAAGCCCAACAGTGAAGCTTTGGGACTTCTGCTCAGTGAAGCAGTAAGACCACTATCCACCTCATCACTCCTCCCCTGCCCCACCCCCcagaaaaaaaacctaaatgtCCAGTCCCTTTCCACCATGACCTCATTCAAAATATCCAAGTTAATTTAAACTGCAGACATTTAAGttcattaaaaaagaaaatgggacACAAATTAAAAGTGGAAAGCAGCactacagtatttttttcttttaattcccTACAGAACAGTTTGTCCTTAGTACTTTCTCTTCCTCTATACCCACACATGGCGTTTGCAGTGAGCCACAGCCTGAAAGACAGAAACAAGTAGTTAGACAGGTCTCTCAAAGCAAACTTGTATGTAACAAGAATGCCTCTCTAGGGTGTGAAAATATGACTGAACTACTCACATTGCACCGAGTTGCTGTCTCCATGTTCTTGCACCAGAATGCAGGTCCCCAGCTGCACTGCTCTGTTCCCAGCAGCATGCGCACAGCGTCAGGACAGGCTCCCACTTTCtgttacatgcacacacaaaaacacagtttaGAGAGTAGACTGGCCTGCAAGACTGGTAATGAACATTAAATGGGACATTTGGCTTGCACTGCAACTATTTGACAAAAATTGAGTACTGACATTTTCTGGACCAACCAAGAAACTTAAAAAGGTCTTCACAATGAAGATAAAGCTTTCACATTACTTGTTATTTAGGTATGAATTAATTTAGTTTACTCTTTACCATGCACACAAAGTCTGGGTCGAGCATCTGGAGAAGCAGCTGAATGAGCACTGGCTCATACTGTTCAATCATCTGGTCACACTGTTGATGCAGACATACAGGGGTTAATATGAGGCCGTCGCATGAGGATAGGTAAAAGTTACACAAGCTAAGGAGATGCAGCTACTCACTTCGGCCTGGAAAGAGCTGGGCAGGAAGCTGCATACTTTCCTCACAGCCTCCTCAATCTGTGCCTCTGTTGCATTCTTCTCCAGAATGCCATCGATGTAGCTAACGGCCATCTTACAGACCTGGCAGTAGCCACCAGCCTTAAAGCGAGTCTGGTCAAGTGCAGCTGGAAATAACAGAAATCACTGTTTTTACCGATATGTGGAAATACACTTTTGGCTTCACGTAAGCAAATAGAAGTTTTAATATTAGAGATCACACATGCACgtgaatgaataaaaaatgtagAACATAGCATAAGGCAGAAAACACAACTCTGGTTACAGTTAAAATGGAGCAGATTATGTTGCAAGATTCTGGCATGAGAGTGCTGAGAGTGAAATGATATAGAGAATGTTGATTCAAACATTCACTCTCATTTCCTGTGTATTGTTGTCGTACCTCCCATGTTAGTATCAAATTAATTTAGAAATTCGCAACACCTCCAATATGACTCGTACAACATCTCAGTCATCAGCAAAGCTAACATTTGCACTCAGTGTGCGTTGTGAAGAGAACTTACGGACATATGCACGGCTGGCGTCGTTGCAGAGTGCCAACACTGTGCAGACGGTCTTTGGGTCAGTCTCTTGCAACAGCAGCTCAATGATGGCCTCGCCGTAGGTCTCAATCAGGTCCTTACACTGGGCACTTAGAGAAGAGGGCAGATATGTGCACACCTTCTCCACAGCATGAATCACCTCCtcctgagacagagacagagagatcaGCTTGACAGCACAGCTCAGTCCAACTAACTGCACCAACAGTACATTGGCAGCAGTTttgtaaagtttatttctatgGCCATATTGGATATAtatagggcgttttcacacatacctcatttggtccggactttcggacttttcagtttgatccgaaccaaaattacaggtgtgaaacctcccccggaccacggtccggatcaaaagaccaaattttggtccgaccaaaagaggtggtctcggtccggaccaaactgaaccatggtccggttcgtttacagtgtgaaagcattttttggatggttcggaccaaatagaagaagctctggcaggctctccttgtgttacaagaccggggaatagctcctttaaggaatagctcggtgcttagtgtgtaggctacatgagagagtgaaagtgacggtgaatgcgctcagagcagacagctgtcggctatcagagcagagaatacatcagcattttatttgttaagtggtagtaatgtacagtgtaggtttccgtttgtctctgaataaattctccagaaagttccagtgtcttgcttctcaacatcacaacaaaacaaaaagaaccgcggcagtaggggagagcagcagtcagctgaaaaaaactccgacacagagagaggagacgagaggacggggaagcccgtctacaaaccaatcaattataagtatctggagacacagctcacgtatgtgatgacggcaggacgtagttttatcacgtatagatctttagtgcgcttgcataactgcagtgtgaaaccaaaacttaccggatcaaatgtatacaatgtaacaaaaacatgaaccttggtccggactttcatgtgtgaaaacacccaTAGTAGCACATCTAAGTCCCACCTCTGTTTTCTGATCCTCCAACATAGTCTCCAACTGTTTCATCACAAACTCACAGATGGCACATGTTGAGGACTCACGGACACGCACCATGGGCTGGAACACAAAGCGGGAAAGTTTCATGTGCATGTACAAAACTGTGCTAAAAAAAGATGTATCTTGTATCGATAGCAAGTACTGATGAGAGTCAGCAGTCAGGTGCCCGGCGTGACTTACCTTTGCAGACTTGTCAGTTGCAGACTCAACCTTTGTGGCAGGGAAAAGCTTGAGAGCAGGTACAGTCTTGGCAGCAGGTACAGTCTGGGCAGGCTGCAGCTGCAGCATGGGAATGGACTTCTTCATAGCAGTACAGAAGCCAGCGTAGACACAGATATCCTTGGGTTGCTGAGGACAAAAACAGACTGTTACTTTAAGATACACAGCCAAAGGTCTAAGAAAGCCTGCAATATTGCATGCCGTTAGCAATAACCGTGTGCCTCTAAACTGCATACCATTCCACAACATTACCACCCATGCAATATGCAGAGGTTTCTATgttaataaaagaaaaacagcttACTTTTACCATAGCCAAACACACCCATACTGGCAGAAATACTTCTGCAGCTCTCAGGCATCCAACATCAGCTAGTGTTAAACTGCACAATAATGAtggttcttttttttatgtagaTAGCTACTTCAATGTTAGTAAAGACCAGTGCATCACACCCAAAGCATACTTTACATGTAACAGCGGTGTGTGCTTATTTGATGTAAAGAAACAGGAGACAATCCTAATTTGGCCCTTTGCTGTAGTGTTCCAACAAGCATTATCTACATAAGCAGAGTGTTCAAGTTAAGTAAAGCTGCGGGAggcagaattaaaaaaaattaaaataaagccAGAATTTGAAATAGAGGGAGACCTCCTCCAGCAGCCCTCTCCCTCTATAGATTTACAAAAGGCTAAAAACAGAATCAAGGTGGAGGTGCAAAATTCTAGTTCTCTCTCAGACTACTTGgtttacaatatgctgaaaggttGGTTATTACAATTTTTTGTTTGCCCAATGAGGCAAACAATTAACTACCTACTGGAGCTTTAAGTAAAGTAGTGTCACTTCTAATGAGATCATCATCATTTACATGCATCTCTACGGGGGTCGTGTGAGCAGCGCTGGGAGTGGACAGCACAAGAAGCAAGAGCCAAGGGTTACGAGGCTACAGGCTGAACACAGAAAGACCTACCTGTTCCTGGGAAGCAGCACACAAAACCCAGAGCAGGAGAAAACAGAGCAGGGCGACATGAATGGAGAGGGGAAAAGTAAAGAAGGAACAGAGGgcaaaaaagacaaacagaaatttaaaaggaaaattaatttaaaaaaaaagaatgcaattCAAAGATATGAATAAATTGAAGACAGCAAGCCAGGTGGGGCTGCAAGACTGAATGTGTGCTTTAGCACTTCCAAAACATACAAGTTACCAGACTTATTAGTTGTGATGATTAAGCACGTCATTAAATATTAGAATATGACCATTCATGTTATAATGTGGCTTAAAGATGAGTGAGGCACATGAGGGGTTACAACACTCACCATGGACATGAGCTGCTCAACAACAAGGGTACCATATTGGCCGACATACTGCTTGCACTGCAATGAGGAAGAAAAACAGTTAATAGACTACATTTTCTGGGAATTCTTTTCCtttgacaaaaaagaaaagaaaagaaaaaaaaaaaaaagagaataaacATCATCCACTCATATGGGGCTCTCACCATTGCAGCCATGCCTGGCCCCAGCAGGTCACACTGGTTCTCAATGTTCTCAATGAGAGAGTCGACGAACGAGGAGTTGGCCTTGGCTTCTGCTTGAGCATCAGTCAGGAACTTGATGCAGTCTTGGCACACGTCATCACTTTCCTACAGGAAAGGTAAGATTCAGGGCCAAGGTAAGACAATATTTATCAACAACAGGTGAGGAACttaggaggggggggggggttaaacaGTGTACCTGCTTTGGAGTCTCTTGTTTGGGGGCCTCCTGCTTGGGGCTCTCCTGAGGATAGAGGAGCTCGGGCACATTGATGAGGAAAGGAGACACTTGCTGGGCGAGGTCCACCTGAGGGATTTCATTTGACACGAGCTGCTCCTGGGCATGAGCCTTAGCCAGGGCTACCTGCTGAGACTGACACAGCCCGATGGCTCCACACACCACA from Sander lucioperca isolate FBNREF2018 chromosome 15, SLUC_FBN_1.2, whole genome shotgun sequence includes the following:
- the LOC116051738 gene encoding prosaposin isoform X2 translates to MLLLTLLFVSSAVATPLLGTEQCARGPPYWCQNVKTASLCGAVTHCQQNVWNKPQMKSVPCDLCKEVLIVVEQIVKDNATEAEVLGYLEKACQLIPDQGLTAECKEMVDDYYPILMGIIKGELEDPSVVCGAIGLCQSQQVALAKAHAQEQLVSNEIPQVDLAQQVSPFLINVPELLYPQESPKQEAPKQETPKQESDDVCQDCIKFLTDAQAEAKANSSFVDSLIENIENQCDLLGPGMAAMCKQYVGQYGTLVVEQLMSMQPKDICVYAGFCTAMKKSIPMLQLQPAQTVPAAKTVPALKLFPATKVESATDKSAKPMVRVRESSTCAICEFVMKQLETMLEDQKTEEEVIHAVEKVCTYLPSSLSAQCKDLIETYGEAIIELLLQETDPKTVCTVLALCNDASRAYVPALDQTRFKAGGYCQVCKMAVSYIDGILEKNATEAQIEEAVRKVCSFLPSSFQAECDQMIEQYEPVLIQLLLQMLDPDFVCMKVGACPDAVRMLLGTEQCSWGPAFWCKNMETATRCNAVAHCKRHVWV
- the LOC116051738 gene encoding prosaposin isoform X1 codes for the protein MLLLTLLFVSSAVATPLLGTEQCARGPPYWCQNVKTASLCGAVTHCQQNVWNKPQMKSVPCDLCKEVLIVVEQIVKDNATEAEVLGYLEKACQLIPDQGLTAECKEMVDDYYPILMGIIKGELEDPSVVCGAIGLCQSQQVALAKAHAQEQLVSNEIPQVDLAQQVSPFLINVPELLYPQESPKQEAPKQETPKQESDDVCQDCIKFLTDAQAEAKANSSFVDSLIENIENQCDLLGPGMAAMCKQYVGQYGTLVVEQLMSMEQQPKDICVYAGFCTAMKKSIPMLQLQPAQTVPAAKTVPALKLFPATKVESATDKSAKPMVRVRESSTCAICEFVMKQLETMLEDQKTEEEVIHAVEKVCTYLPSSLSAQCKDLIETYGEAIIELLLQETDPKTVCTVLALCNDASRAYVPALDQTRFKAGGYCQVCKMAVSYIDGILEKNATEAQIEEAVRKVCSFLPSSFQAECDQMIEQYEPVLIQLLLQMLDPDFVCMKVGACPDAVRMLLGTEQCSWGPAFWCKNMETATRCNAVAHCKRHVWV
- the LOC116051738 gene encoding prosaposin isoform X3; amino-acid sequence: MLLLTLLFVSSAVATPLLGTEQCARGPPYWCQNVKTASLCGAVTHCQQNVWNKPQMKSVPCDLCKEVLIVVEQIVKDNATEAEVLGYLEKACQLIPDQGLTAECKEMVDDYYPILMGIIKGELEDPSVVCGAIGLCQSQQVALAKAHAQEQLVSNEIPQVDLAQQVSPFLINVPELLYPQESPKQEAPKQETPKQESDDVCQDCIKFLTDAQAEAKANSSFVDSLIENIENQCDLLGPGMAAMCKQYVGQYGTLVVEQLMSMEQQPKDICVYAGFCTAMKKSIPMLQLQPAQTVPAAKTVPALKLFPATKVESAQPMVRVRESSTCAICEFVMKQLETMLEDQKTEEEVIHAVEKVCTYLPSSLSAQCKDLIETYGEAIIELLLQETDPKTVCTVLALCNDASRAYVPALDQTRFKAGGYCQVCKMAVSYIDGILEKNATEAQIEEAVRKVCSFLPSSFQAECDQMIEQYEPVLIQLLLQMLDPDFVCMKVGACPDAVRMLLGTEQCSWGPAFWCKNMETATRCNAVAHCKRHVWV